NNNNNNNNNNNNNNNNNNNNNNNNNNNNNNNNNNNNNNNNNNNNNNNNNNNNNNNNNNATCTGAAGTTCTTCAGTTATATATTTTTTGTAGTAATACGTATATGTTTCGCATAAGTTTTCTCTAAATCTCGAAGCGTATATGCCATAGACTGTAATAATAATTGTATATCATGACCAGACTTAGAAAATCCTTTTTTATCATTTCTATCAATTGGTATTATTGCTTTTAAATATCCATCGCGTACCTCTGTTTGCATTTTTACTTGGCAAAACCTTTCTATAGCATTCACTGTACC
This sequence is a window from Bacillus pseudomycoides DSM 12442. Protein-coding genes within it:
- a CDS encoding ribosomal-processing cysteine protease Prp, whose product is MISISILHNNLDHINGFIVDGHANYSSYGEDIVCASVSTITIGTVNAIERFCQVKMQTEVRDGYLKAIIPIDRNDKKGFSKSGHDIQLLLQSMAYTLRDLEKTYAKHIRITTKNI